One Desulforhopalus sp. DNA segment encodes these proteins:
- a CDS encoding VF530 family protein → MNKENSKTPLQGLTLERIINSLFEYYGWEELGKRIAIRCFTTDPSVKSSLTFLRKTPWARKKVENLYLAIQKKARKDLGNT, encoded by the coding sequence ATGAACAAAGAAAACAGCAAAACCCCTTTGCAGGGATTGACTCTTGAACGGATTATCAATAGCCTGTTTGAATACTATGGATGGGAAGAACTTGGAAAGCGCATTGCCATACGATGCTTCACAACCGATCCCTCGGTCAAGTCCAGCCTGACCTTTTTACGTAAAACCCCCTGGGCGAGAAAAAAGGTCGAGAATCTCTACCTCGCCATCCAGAAAAAGGCACGAAAAGATCTTGGCAATACATAA
- a CDS encoding lysophospholipid acyltransferase family protein, with amino-acid sequence MAKTMYSTPVLQPIVSALCKFCLAVRGWKIEGTPPTAPKYVLIAAPHTSNWDFPLSLAMAFVYRFEMHWMGKDSLFSGWRGPVMRWLGGIPINRESRNNVVAETIAAFNASDRLIIAVPPEGTRAKVTKWKTGFYYIALGANIPIALAFLDYRRKAGGFLSTFLPTGDAEKDIAAIRACYVGITGKYSDQSVVD; translated from the coding sequence GTGGCAAAGACAATGTACAGCACCCCGGTGCTGCAGCCGATCGTTTCAGCCTTATGCAAATTCTGCCTCGCTGTGCGCGGCTGGAAAATCGAAGGCACCCCTCCCACTGCGCCGAAATACGTGCTTATCGCCGCTCCCCATACCAGTAACTGGGACTTCCCCCTGTCCCTGGCAATGGCCTTTGTATACCGGTTTGAAATGCACTGGATGGGCAAGGATTCCTTGTTTTCCGGATGGCGCGGCCCGGTGATGCGCTGGCTGGGCGGAATCCCAATAAACAGGGAATCTCGAAACAATGTAGTGGCCGAAACCATTGCCGCCTTCAATGCAAGCGACCGCCTGATCATCGCCGTCCCACCGGAAGGCACAAGGGCCAAAGTGACAAAATGGAAGACAGGCTTCTACTATATCGCCCTCGGCGCCAATATCCCGATTGCCCTGGCTTTTCTCGATTACCGGCGCAAGGCCGGTGGCTTTCTATCGACCTTTCTGCCCACCGGTGACGCCGAAAAAGACATTGCCGCAATTCGCGCTTGTTACGTCGGAATAACCGGCAAGTATTCCGATCAATCAGTTGTTGATTAA
- a CDS encoding 3-keto-5-aminohexanoate cleavage protein: MDGIIVNLAPTGMVPTKAMNPHLPVSAEEIVEDAKRCLALGVSIVHLHARDELGQPTYRKEVYGQIIAGIREAYPEAIICVSLSGRHFNGFEERADPLLLTGDLKPDMASLTLGSMNFSRTASVNSPETNQRLIARMAEAGVKPELEVFDSGMVNYARYLADRGLIQPPFYFNFLLGNVATAQAKPLHLGMLMAELPANSLWCGGGIGADQLAMNTMGMLYGNGARVGLEDYLWLDKERKHLASNVDMVQRVVKLAELMGKKIATPREVRRALGLDSHV; encoded by the coding sequence ATGGATGGTATTATTGTCAATCTGGCGCCAACCGGGATGGTGCCCACCAAGGCGATGAATCCGCATCTGCCGGTTTCCGCCGAGGAAATCGTCGAGGATGCCAAACGCTGTCTCGCTCTCGGCGTGTCCATCGTCCACCTGCATGCGCGTGACGAGCTGGGGCAACCGACATATCGCAAGGAAGTTTATGGCCAGATAATTGCCGGTATCCGCGAGGCATATCCAGAGGCGATCATCTGTGTGTCGCTCAGCGGCCGCCATTTCAACGGATTTGAGGAACGGGCCGATCCCTTGCTGCTTACCGGCGATCTCAAGCCCGACATGGCCAGTCTCACCCTCGGCTCGATGAACTTCAGCCGCACCGCAAGCGTCAATAGTCCGGAGACGAACCAGCGGCTTATTGCCCGGATGGCCGAGGCGGGGGTCAAACCCGAGCTGGAGGTATTTGATTCCGGGATGGTAAATTATGCCCGCTATCTTGCCGACCGTGGCCTGATTCAGCCGCCCTTTTATTTCAATTTTCTCCTGGGAAACGTTGCCACGGCCCAGGCCAAGCCCCTGCATCTTGGGATGCTGATGGCCGAGTTGCCGGCCAATTCCTTGTGGTGTGGCGGCGGTATCGGCGCCGACCAGCTCGCCATGAATACCATGGGGATGTTGTATGGCAATGGGGCGCGCGTCGGCCTGGAGGATTACCTCTGGCTTGATAAAGAGAGAAAACACTTGGCCAGTAATGTCGATATGGTGCAGCGTGTCGTAAAGCTTGCAGAACTGATGGGTAAAAAAATTGCGACGCCGCGGGAAGTGCGCCGGGCGCTGGGATTGGATTCGCATGTCTGA
- a CDS encoding N-acetyltransferase, giving the protein MSTLLERFPGVHFYNPALTEVQDNVRIGKGTRVGSFTLIHQGAVIGEDVTIGSHCNICDCTIGDRASIQTACHITRGVVIEDEVFIGPGVVTLNDKLRGESMAFPRICKGAKVGGGSVILPGVTIGARALVGAGSVVNRDVQEGAIVVGNPARLMAGR; this is encoded by the coding sequence ATGTCTACACTTCTTGAACGTTTTCCCGGTGTCCACTTCTACAATCCCGCACTGACCGAGGTGCAGGACAACGTCCGTATCGGCAAGGGTACGCGGGTTGGGTCATTCACCCTTATTCACCAAGGGGCGGTAATCGGCGAAGATGTCACCATCGGTTCGCACTGCAATATCTGTGATTGCACCATCGGCGATCGTGCCTCCATTCAAACCGCCTGTCATATTACCCGGGGCGTGGTGATTGAGGATGAGGTGTTTATTGGCCCCGGAGTAGTCACCTTAAACGATAAGCTGCGCGGCGAGTCAATGGCCTTCCCGCGTATCTGCAAGGGAGCGAAGGTCGGCGGTGGCAGCGTCATTTTGCCGGGAGTGACCATTGGCGCTAGAGCGCTGGTCGGGGCCGGCAGCGTCGTCAACCGGGACGTGCAGGAAGGGGCGATAGTTGTCGGCAATCCCGCCCGTTTGATGGCCGGACGGTAG
- a CDS encoding sulfotransferase — protein MRKLTASPVIVGVPRSGTTLLRLMLDAHPELAIPPETGFLLHPGTFEACVSPAEIARKIMDFPSGAPAWGDYGISEEVFMGEIARLPTSAGLAEVLRLFYRLYADRFAKPRWGEKTPMYLQRMQAIHAILPETRFIHIIRDGRDVALSWRQMWFAPSRDTLELVQRWVKLVGEARVQSQGLPCLEIRYEELLTDTEKILRNICRFLELDFSPEMLEYHQNAASRLSEHRARYSSDGTLVVSQSQRLHQQRKTMSPPDVTMIDRWKTEMSQQEKDACLKIMGDLAQPIKEPYYTEEA, from the coding sequence ATGAGAAAGCTAACGGCATCACCGGTGATCGTTGGAGTGCCACGATCCGGAACAACCTTATTGAGATTGATGCTGGACGCGCATCCGGAACTGGCGATCCCCCCCGAAACCGGTTTCCTGCTGCACCCTGGAACTTTCGAGGCATGCGTTTCGCCGGCAGAGATAGCCAGGAAAATAATGGACTTTCCCAGTGGTGCACCAGCTTGGGGAGATTATGGAATCTCGGAAGAGGTCTTTATGGGAGAGATTGCTCGCCTCCCGACATCGGCTGGTTTGGCAGAGGTGTTGCGGTTATTTTACCGTTTGTATGCCGACCGATTTGCCAAGCCGCGCTGGGGGGAGAAAACGCCCATGTATCTGCAACGGATGCAAGCCATCCATGCCATCCTGCCGGAAACACGTTTTATTCATATCATCAGAGACGGCCGGGATGTGGCACTGTCCTGGCGGCAGATGTGGTTCGCCCCCAGCCGGGATACTCTGGAACTTGTGCAGCGCTGGGTAAAGTTGGTCGGCGAAGCACGAGTACAATCACAAGGATTACCCTGCCTTGAGATACGGTATGAGGAGCTGCTCACTGATACTGAAAAAATCTTACGAAACATCTGCCGGTTCCTTGAGCTTGATTTCTCCCCCGAGATGCTGGAGTACCACCAAAATGCCGCATCCCGGCTCAGTGAGCATCGTGCTCGATATTCGAGCGACGGAACGCTCGTGGTGTCTCAAAGTCAACGGCTCCATCAACAGAGAAAGACCATGAGCCCGCCCGACGTAACAATGATCGACCGATGGAAGACGGAGATGTCTCAACAGGAAAAGGATGCATGTCTGAAGATCATGGGTGATCTCGCTCAGCCCATAAAGGAACCTTATTATACCGAGGAGGCATAG
- a CDS encoding ABC transporter ATP-binding protein, translating into MPISDTIAKSVSPVIVSCQGVSKCYYSYHRPMDRWWEGLNALLARCIGLQKQHRHTGFWALRDVSLEMYKGEAVGIVGRNGSGKSTLLQLIVGILSPSEGQINVSGRVSAMLELGAGFHPEFTGVENVRINAALLGLSPATIEERLASILDFSEIGDYAFMPVKTYSSGMYVRLAFSVMIHSSTDLLVIDEALSVGDAAFQAKCMKWMHDFQNAGGSLLFVSHDVAAVRALCSRAVYLESGRVKEMGAVGAVTDHYLRDIHQHNNAAFAVTIVPEVEQGAAQGGAVAPSLDFTERCRIFEEKWAQYRQGTGDARIRLVEMLDQRGQALEVVEFNDQVVIRIYVECIQPCSASINYKLRDKNMTAVVGADFLIAEQPLLAMSRGKMYMAEYRTRLSIRPGNYTLRLSVTHPINNHEQAVFIDIVEVALPFKLLPSPLGWIYTQAYLPNTVQVSEISPDRKLNDNELRN; encoded by the coding sequence ATGCCCATATCAGACACCATCGCCAAATCAGTTTCCCCAGTGATCGTCAGTTGTCAAGGGGTCAGCAAGTGCTATTACAGCTACCATCGTCCGATGGATCGTTGGTGGGAGGGTTTGAATGCTTTGTTGGCACGTTGCATCGGCCTTCAAAAGCAGCATCGTCATACCGGTTTTTGGGCGCTGAGGGATGTCTCTCTTGAGATGTATAAAGGTGAGGCAGTCGGTATTGTTGGTCGGAATGGGTCGGGGAAATCGACACTCCTGCAACTTATCGTGGGCATCCTGAGTCCAAGCGAGGGGCAGATTAATGTCAGCGGCCGGGTTTCAGCGATGCTGGAGTTGGGTGCGGGATTTCACCCGGAATTCACTGGTGTCGAGAATGTCCGCATCAATGCCGCACTGCTCGGCCTGTCGCCGGCAACGATTGAAGAACGGCTGGCGTCGATCCTTGATTTTTCAGAGATCGGTGACTATGCCTTTATGCCGGTAAAAACCTATTCCTCGGGAATGTACGTCCGGCTTGCCTTTTCGGTGATGATTCATTCCTCCACCGATCTTCTGGTCATTGACGAGGCCCTTTCGGTCGGAGATGCTGCCTTTCAGGCAAAATGCATGAAGTGGATGCACGATTTCCAAAATGCCGGTGGCAGCCTACTTTTTGTCAGCCATGATGTTGCTGCCGTTCGTGCCCTGTGCAGTCGGGCAGTTTATCTGGAAAGTGGCAGGGTAAAAGAGATGGGGGCTGTCGGAGCAGTCACCGACCATTATTTGCGCGATATCCACCAACACAACAACGCTGCCTTCGCCGTGACCATTGTTCCTGAAGTTGAGCAAGGCGCTGCGCAGGGAGGTGCAGTTGCTCCTTCCCTAGATTTTACTGAACGTTGCCGCATATTTGAGGAAAAATGGGCGCAATATCGACAGGGAACGGGTGATGCGCGGATTCGTCTAGTGGAGATGCTTGACCAACGGGGGCAAGCCCTGGAAGTAGTGGAATTTAACGATCAAGTGGTGATCAGGATATATGTTGAATGCATCCAGCCCTGCTCCGCTTCTATCAATTACAAGCTCCGCGACAAAAATATGACGGCTGTGGTTGGCGCCGATTTTCTTATTGCCGAGCAACCGCTCCTGGCCATGTCGCGCGGCAAGATGTACATGGCAGAATATCGAACGCGGTTGTCGATTCGCCCGGGGAATTATACCCTCCGCCTGTCGGTGACCCACCCCATAAACAACCACGAGCAGGCAGTATTTATAGATATAGTCGAGGTGGCTCTGCCATTTAAACTGTTGCCGTCACCTCTCGGCTGGATCTATACTCAGGCCTATTTGCCAAACACGGTGCAGGTGAGTGAGATTTCTCCGGACCGTAAGTTGAATGACAATGAGCTAAGGAATTAA
- a CDS encoding glycosyltransferase family 4 protein, with protein MSDAIPCGLHILITNNTLGARAGSEVYARDLAIELMKRGHHPVVYSTVLGEVAEDLRRATVPVVDDLHALGTTPDIIHGQHHLETMTAALHFPRTPVISICHGWLPWEELPPLFPSILRYVAVDDLCKERLLTTKGVPPERVEVLYNFVDTDRFQLRPPLPARPQSALIFSNYAGASMVATLESACRKFGITRIDVAGIGMGKALTAPEEVLGDYDVVFAKAKCAIEASASGCALIVADFAGLGGMVTTENVESLRRLNFGVRTMQRAGVSEESVIVELQRYNAEDARQVSLLVRDKASMTKAVDRWDQLYREVLADWLTLAGGDQQAFAHNQLRAAAGYLSLLAPSLKTRYDGFARADHTERIVAEKEALLALVEARASAAEGRAAETEAQIRTNNETARQLANELQQIYTSRAWKLVTRYRIFKSGIANCRRAIAGKKL; from the coding sequence ATGTCTGACGCCATTCCTTGCGGCCTGCATATTCTTATCACCAATAACACCCTTGGCGCCAGGGCGGGATCTGAGGTCTATGCCCGTGACCTGGCCATTGAACTGATGAAGCGTGGGCACCATCCGGTGGTTTACAGCACGGTGCTTGGTGAAGTTGCCGAGGATCTGCGCCGGGCGACGGTTCCGGTTGTCGATGATCTGCATGCCCTGGGCACTACTCCTGATATCATCCATGGTCAGCACCATCTGGAGACGATGACGGCCGCCCTGCATTTCCCTCGCACTCCGGTTATTTCGATATGCCATGGCTGGTTGCCGTGGGAGGAACTTCCCCCCTTATTTCCTTCTATTCTGCGCTATGTGGCGGTAGATGACCTCTGTAAGGAGCGCCTTTTGACAACAAAGGGAGTGCCTCCGGAACGTGTCGAGGTTTTGTATAACTTTGTCGATACGGATCGGTTTCAGTTGCGCCCACCTCTGCCGGCAAGGCCGCAATCTGCCCTAATCTTCAGCAACTATGCCGGTGCGTCAATGGTTGCTACCCTTGAATCGGCATGCCGGAAATTCGGAATTACCCGTATTGATGTCGCCGGTATCGGCATGGGCAAGGCCCTGACCGCCCCTGAAGAAGTGCTTGGCGACTACGATGTTGTTTTCGCCAAGGCGAAATGCGCCATAGAAGCCAGCGCTTCAGGGTGCGCCCTCATCGTTGCCGATTTTGCCGGTTTGGGCGGTATGGTGACGACTGAGAATGTCGAGTCACTCCGCCGGTTAAACTTCGGTGTTCGGACAATGCAACGGGCGGGTGTAAGCGAGGAATCCGTTATAGTTGAATTGCAACGCTACAATGCCGAGGATGCGAGGCAAGTAAGCCTCCTTGTCCGCGACAAGGCGTCGATGACCAAGGCAGTTGATCGATGGGACCAACTTTACAGAGAGGTGTTGGCCGACTGGCTGACCCTTGCCGGTGGCGATCAGCAGGCATTTGCTCATAACCAGTTGCGGGCCGCCGCCGGGTATCTCAGCCTCTTGGCGCCAAGTCTCAAGACGCGATACGACGGTTTTGCCCGCGCCGATCACACAGAGAGAATTGTCGCGGAAAAGGAGGCGCTTCTTGCCCTGGTTGAGGCAAGGGCAAGTGCCGCCGAGGGTCGTGCTGCGGAGACAGAGGCGCAGATTCGAACCAACAATGAAACTGCTCGACAACTCGCCAACGAACTCCAGCAGATTTACACTTCCCGGGCATGGAAGCTCGTCACCCGATACCGGATATTCAAGTCGGGGATTGCTAACTGCAGGAGGGCAATTGCCGGGAAAAAACTGTAA
- a CDS encoding DUF4410 domain-containing protein, translating to MRKATSLFLAIFFLLGCIAGCGQKKNTTTNNPPVVRDIAVLTLDGEMSGLTADQTRELGNTVAWMDRDLIKNLNKAGFRAVLIKNMHEYKADMGKLLIAEVERFNAGNRAARALVGFGAGAASLDLRYKLLDEKGGTLAEWRDGVGSSKGATYCAETLNRKAVDKITSTLQ from the coding sequence ATGAGAAAAGCAACATCCCTCTTCCTCGCGATTTTTTTCCTGCTTGGATGCATCGCCGGCTGTGGTCAGAAAAAAAACACCACCACCAATAATCCACCGGTCGTCCGGGACATCGCAGTCCTGACCCTCGATGGCGAAATGTCCGGACTCACTGCCGACCAGACGAGAGAACTGGGCAACACAGTAGCCTGGATGGACCGCGACCTTATCAAAAATCTCAACAAGGCTGGTTTTCGTGCTGTTCTGATCAAAAATATGCACGAATATAAAGCCGATATGGGCAAACTGCTGATTGCCGAGGTGGAGCGTTTCAACGCCGGCAATCGCGCTGCCAGAGCCCTGGTCGGTTTCGGTGCCGGCGCCGCTTCACTTGATCTGCGCTACAAGCTGCTTGATGAAAAGGGGGGTACCCTGGCGGAATGGCGAGACGGTGTCGGCTCAAGTAAAGGGGCGACCTATTGCGCAGAAACCCTCAACAGAAAGGCTGTTGACAAGATAACCAGCACCTTGCAGTAA
- a CDS encoding response regulator — protein sequence MEPTTVLVIDDDQSFTEILGLRLDKRGFTVCTAADGEAGLTTLDHNEGIDVVVLDLAMPGMDGLEVLKIMKKRRPLVEILMLTGRSTVTTAVEAIKLGAYNYLTKPCNIEDLSTIIEEAAKHRKNRQAKILEIRMTPYLSPQKREELIGAILKE from the coding sequence ATGGAACCAACAACTGTTCTTGTCATAGACGACGACCAGTCCTTCACTGAAATCCTCGGCTTACGCCTCGACAAAAGAGGCTTTACCGTTTGCACCGCTGCCGATGGCGAGGCGGGCCTTACAACCCTCGATCACAACGAGGGAATCGATGTTGTCGTTCTTGATCTGGCCATGCCGGGAATGGACGGGCTGGAAGTCTTGAAAATTATGAAAAAAAGGCGGCCATTGGTTGAGATCCTCATGCTCACAGGCCGGAGCACGGTGACCACAGCGGTTGAGGCAATCAAGTTGGGCGCCTATAATTACCTCACAAAACCCTGTAATATCGAAGATCTCAGCACTATTATCGAGGAGGCGGCCAAGCACCGCAAAAACCGGCAGGCAAAAATCCTAGAGATACGCATGACCCCGTATCTATCGCCGCAGAAACGCGAAGAGCTTATCGGCGCTATCCTCAAGGAATAA